The genomic interval GCCGGGGCGACCGAGCCGCGCGCGGACGGATCCATCGCGGCGTGGTGACGCGGATGGGCGCGTGGCTGGGGACGCTCGACGCCGGCCCGCGTCCATCTAGCACTTCGGCACGCCCGCCGGCCCGAGCGCCGAAGCCACCACCGCGAGCGCCGTGCGGACGCCTGCAACGAGCGTCGTGAGCGGCAGGGACGGCGCCTGCTTGTGAAGCGCCTGCTCGGTCATGTAGGGCACGTGGATGAAGCCCCCGATGATACCTGGGGACTCCTCGGCGATGAAGTGCATCAGGCGGTAGAACGTGTCGTTGCACACGAACGTCCCCGCCGTGTTCGAGATGTGCGCGGGAATGCCGGCGCCACACATGGCCTCCACCATGGCGCGAATCGGAAGCGTCGAAAAGTAGGCGGCGGGCCCGTCCGGCGCGATGGGTTCGTCGATGGGCTTTTGGCCCGCATTGTCCGGAATGCGCGCGTCCATGATATTGATGGCGATGCGCTCCGGGGTCACGTGCGTGCGGCCACCGGCTTCACCCAGGCAGACGACGGCGCGCGGCTTGACCTCTCGGATGGCACTCACAAGTTCCTCTCCGGCCCGGCCGTACACCGTGGGCAGGCGCCGCGCAATCACCCGATAGTGGACGCCCACGGTCTCGCCCGCGAGCGATCTCGCCACCTCCCACGACGGGTTGAGCGCCTCGCCCTGAAACGGCTCGAATCCTGTCACCAATATCGCGTCCATGGGCCTTCCCCCATCGCCGACCGATTTCCGCGGTCTTGCCGCGGTTTCCTATGCTATCTGTTCGCGCTTGCTTCGCGGAAATCCTGTCGGCGCAGGGAGAGCGTCGCGCTTGCAATGACCAAATGACCAAATTAGAATTCTGGTCAGAGTGCGTCGCAATGCGCAGAAAGCGAGGGATGACCGTGCGGGATCGCATTGAGGAGGCCGCCAAGCGGGCGTTCTCCGAGTTTGGCTACAAAGGCACGACCATGGACCAGATTGCCCGGCTCGCGGGCGTCAGCAAGGGGGCCATTTATCTTCACTTCCCGAGCAAGGAAGCGCTGTTTCAACACATGCTGCGCGGGGTCATCGCGCAGGTGCGAGACGCGTTCGAGTCGGCCCAGGTGGAGGGCGACGATTACTTTCGCAATCTCGAGCGCGGCCTGCGCGCGCTCATGCGGTTTCGCGCCGATCACGCCATGCTCTCGAAGCTCGTCCAGGAGGTCCGGCAATTTGGGACGGCGGAGGCGCGCGCGGGGCTCGGGGAGCTTGAGGCCGCCATCCTGGACTACCTGGCGCGCCACCTGAAGCGCGGCGTGGAGCTCGGCGTGGTGCGCCCGTGCCGGGCCAATCTCGTCGCGTTTGTCCTCCTTCGCGCCTACACCGCGGTTTTGCGCGACTTTCCGTCTGCGGAAGGTCCGTTGTCCGAAGAGGACCTGTACCAGCTTTTCACCGGCGTGTTTGTCGACGGCTTGCGCCTGAGGCCCGGCGAGGGCGAGCCCAGGAACACGCAGAGTGAGCAGGAGAGGTGAGGCGGATGGCAAGCGTTCCCGAAGGCACTGCGCGCGGAAATGTCTTTCAGGAGTTCGCGAGGCTGCGCAGACCCAAGATGATGGTGCAAGCCGCCGGGATCGCGCTCATCCCGGTGTTGTACGCGGGCGCGTTTCTCTGGGCGTTTTGGAATCCCTACGGCCATCTCGATCGCCTGCCGGTGGCCGTGGTCAATGAGGATGCGGGCGCCTCGTTTCGCGGCGAGCGGTTGAACGCGGGACGAGACCTCGTCGAGAAGCTGAGGAGCGATCACAGCCTCGGCTGGCACTTCGTGACACCCGCGCAGGCCTCCGCGGGGATGGCGGACGGGGCGTATGCGATGGAAATCGTCATCCCGCGCGACTTTTCGAAGCGCGCGGTGAATCGCGCCGAGCATACAGGCGCGCCTGCGCCGGAGATCACGAGCGTCACGAATGATCGGTACAACTACATCGCGGGCGTGATCGGGCGGAACGCGGCGGTGAAGCTTGCGTCGGAGACGGCGCTGGAGCTTGCGAAGTCCTACACGGCGTCGCTCGTCGATGCGCTAGAAAGCTCGGGCACGGGGCTTCACAAGGCGGCGAAGGCCGCGGATGCGCTCGCCTCCGGCGGGCGAGAGCTTGAGGCGAAAGGCGAGTTGCTGGTGAGCGGAGCGTCCCAGTTGGCTGCGGGCGCGGATCGGCTGGCGGGTGGACTCGAGCAGGCGTCTCAGGGCGCGGGCGCGCTGGCGCAAGGTGCGTCGCAGGCTGTGTCCGGCGCGGACCGCTTGAACGCGGGGCTTGTACGGCTGAACCAAGGCGCTGAGTCGCTCGCGCAGGGCGCTTCATCCTGGGCGAACCAAGCGCGCGCGTTCGGGGAGGCGGGGGACAAGCTGGGCGAGGCGGCTCAAGAGGTCGGACAGGGCGCGTCCCAGCTGGCCGCGGGCGCGGGCAAGCTCACGACAAGTCTGGGTCAGTTGGATACCGGCGCGTCGCATCTCGCGTCTGGCGCCGAGGCGCTCGCGCAAAACGCGTCCCAGTTCGCGCAGGCCGCGAATCAGACCGCGGCGGGATCGCAGCAAGTGGCGTCCGGCGCGAAACAGTTGGCGGAAGGGCTTCAGCAGTTGGCGAAGGCCAATCCTGCGCTCGCCGAGACGCCTGCGTTTCAATCGCTCCTCGCGACGAGCGCAGAGGTGGCGCAGGGCGCCGCGCAGACCGCGTCGGCCAATGAACAGCTGGCCTCTGGCGCGGCAGGACTTTCGCAGGGGGCGTCGCAGTTGGCTGCGGGCGCCGAGTCGCTTGCGTCCGGGCTGAAGCAGGCGGAAGCCGGCGCGGCCCCGCTGCAACAGGGGCTTCAACAGTTGGCGCAGGGGGCAAGCGGCGTGGCGCAAGGAGGCACGCGGTTGGCGGCGGCATCCGGCCAACTCGCCACCGGCGCCAGCCAAATCGCGCAAGGGGCTAAGGGACTTGCGGCGGGCACCGGCGCGGCGCAGCAGGCTTCGTCCTCTCTGCGCGGCGGCTTGGTGCAGCTTCAGGGAGGCGCCGCCAAGCTCGCCGTGGGCAACCGCGCGCTCGCGGGCGGCGCGGCGTCGCTCGCAAGCGGCGCGGGAAAGCTTGCAAACGGCCTCGGCGCCTACCAGGCGGGCGTGGGCAAGCTCGCGAGCGGTTCAGAGGCCCTCGCGGCGAACCTCGCGAACGGAGCGTCCAAGCTGCAGGCGCTCCACGGCGGCGCCGTGATCGCCGCCGTGGCGCACCCAGTCTCCCTGCATCAGGTGGAGCTCGGCGACATTCAGACCTACGGCAACGGGTTTGCGCCCTACTTCCTGTCGCTCGGGCTGTACGTCGGCGTGCTGATGATGAGCGTCATCTTCCCGTTCCGCGAGCCTTACGGCGAGCCGAAAAGCGGCGTCGCGTGGTTCTTCTCGAAGTGGCTGCTCGTCGTCGCCATCGCGTGGGCGCAGGCGCTCATCGCCGACGCCGTCGTGCTCGGCCTCGTCGGGGTGCACACGGCGCATCCGCTCGGATTCGTGCTCTTTTCGCTTTTCGCAAGCACGACCTTCGCGTCCATCCTGCTCGCGCTGGTGGCGCTGCTTGACAACCCCGGCCGCTTCCTCGGCGTGGTGCTCCTCATTCTGCAGCTCACGTCGACGTCGGGGACCTACCCGGTGAGCCTGTCGCCTCGCTTCTTTCAGGCGGTGGGGCCGTGGCTGCCCATGTACGCCACCGTGAGCGGATTCCGCTATCTCATCGGCGGCGGCGATCCGTCCCTGATGGCGCGCGATCTCGCGGAGCTCGCCATCTACACCGCGTCGTTCATCGCCATCGGCGTGCTGCTTTTCGCAGGTTTCTTCCGGCGCCTTGGGCGCGCGGAGCCCAAAACGGTGTAAACTGATACGGAGAACTCCATCGAGGCGCTCCCCCGCAGTGACGGGAGCGCCTCCGTCTGTTGAGACGGCGTCGCGCGGACCGCGAAGGTCTTCGCGCCGTTGGCAGAGCGCCACGCCGAAGGAGGAACGTCGCATGGAAGGACAACCATCAGCACGCCACCCCGACTGGGAGTCGGAACAAGCCTACGTCGATCGCGTCGTGGCCGCCATGCGCGCCAAGCTCGCGGAGCTTGAAGGCGTCTTGCGCGGCGTGCGCGGCGAGATCGTCGAATTTCGCCGGCACTTCTGGGACG from Alicyclobacillus acidocaldarius subsp. acidocaldarius DSM 446 carries:
- the pcp gene encoding pyroglutamyl-peptidase I produces the protein MDAILVTGFEPFQGEALNPSWEVARSLAGETVGVHYRVIARRLPTVYGRAGEELVSAIREVKPRAVVCLGEAGGRTHVTPERIAINIMDARIPDNAGQKPIDEPIAPDGPAAYFSTLPIRAMVEAMCGAGIPAHISNTAGTFVCNDTFYRLMHFIAEESPGIIGGFIHVPYMTEQALHKQAPSLPLTTLVAGVRTALAVVASALGPAGVPKC
- a CDS encoding TetR/AcrR family transcriptional regulator; its protein translation is MTVRDRIEEAAKRAFSEFGYKGTTMDQIARLAGVSKGAIYLHFPSKEALFQHMLRGVIAQVRDAFESAQVEGDDYFRNLERGLRALMRFRADHAMLSKLVQEVRQFGTAEARAGLGELEAAILDYLARHLKRGVELGVVRPCRANLVAFVLLRAYTAVLRDFPSAEGPLSEEDLYQLFTGVFVDGLRLRPGEGEPRNTQSEQER
- a CDS encoding YhgE/Pip domain-containing protein, which codes for MASVPEGTARGNVFQEFARLRRPKMMVQAAGIALIPVLYAGAFLWAFWNPYGHLDRLPVAVVNEDAGASFRGERLNAGRDLVEKLRSDHSLGWHFVTPAQASAGMADGAYAMEIVIPRDFSKRAVNRAEHTGAPAPEITSVTNDRYNYIAGVIGRNAAVKLASETALELAKSYTASLVDALESSGTGLHKAAKAADALASGGRELEAKGELLVSGASQLAAGADRLAGGLEQASQGAGALAQGASQAVSGADRLNAGLVRLNQGAESLAQGASSWANQARAFGEAGDKLGEAAQEVGQGASQLAAGAGKLTTSLGQLDTGASHLASGAEALAQNASQFAQAANQTAAGSQQVASGAKQLAEGLQQLAKANPALAETPAFQSLLATSAEVAQGAAQTASANEQLASGAAGLSQGASQLAAGAESLASGLKQAEAGAAPLQQGLQQLAQGASGVAQGGTRLAAASGQLATGASQIAQGAKGLAAGTGAAQQASSSLRGGLVQLQGGAAKLAVGNRALAGGAASLASGAGKLANGLGAYQAGVGKLASGSEALAANLANGASKLQALHGGAVIAAVAHPVSLHQVELGDIQTYGNGFAPYFLSLGLYVGVLMMSVIFPFREPYGEPKSGVAWFFSKWLLVVAIAWAQALIADAVVLGLVGVHTAHPLGFVLFSLFASTTFASILLALVALLDNPGRFLGVVLLILQLTSTSGTYPVSLSPRFFQAVGPWLPMYATVSGFRYLIGGGDPSLMARDLAELAIYTASFIAIGVLLFAGFFRRLGRAEPKTV